TGACTCTTTGAACATTTAAGTTCTAGTTGTCAATGCTGATGGCAGTTCCATATGCAATCTAGGCAATGGAGTTGGTTAAGAATCATATTCCATATTTATTGCCTTCCCTGACCCAATATCATCATGATTTTGGATTCTGTGTTCCTTTTTAGTTGGTAGGCAATCAATACTAAAAACTGGGATAGGTTGGCATCCATCTCCATCTCTCTCACACACCAAATCAAGGCAATGGTTATGCTCTCATCGTTTGTTATCCTTTTCAAAATCTACAAACCTTTTTTATTTTTAGCAAATTATACCGGGTCGGCTTTAGCTGCTCTAAAGTGGTTCAAAGACTCCTGATTTCTGGTCTTCCTTATTTGCATTGCTCATTCTCCTTCTACATTTGTTTGTTGATGTGGTTGTGATAGAGATCTTAAGCATGATTTCCTTACTATATCCTTATACTGGTATATTGCTCTCTTTGATTGACCTGTATGTTGCTGTAATCCTAAGGAAGTAGTAGTAGCATGAGTTTGAGAGTGCTTGTTTGATGCAATGTTCTGTCATTATTTTGCTGCTTGGAAAATCAGGATCCATGGAAACTATTTAGCAGAGATGCCGTTTATTGGAACCCGCTATATGTATAGGCGTCAAGGAATGTGCCGCCGCCTTCTGAGTGCGATTGAATCTGTAATGTTCATCTCAATTCCTTGCATCTTCCCTGTCTTTACATGTGCTTTAAGATATGATTTAATTTGAAACTCTATTCTTTTCATTTTGGGAGTTAAAACATTTTTGTAAGTTGCTGCTTGATTTCACAGATCAAAATATGGTTTAGATTTTCTGTTTTCACAGCTTATGCTTACTCTGAAATTATATTTTTTCCCCTTTTTAATAGTTTTAGAACCTTACTAGAGTTGTTTATTTTATGTTTATTGGAGTAATTAATTTTGGTGATAGTGTGAAAATTCTTCTTCTTTTCCTAGCTCCTCAGTGTACTGATTCATTGCATTCAATCTCTTTGTGCCAATTTATGATCAGGCTCTCTGCTCTCTAAAAGTTGAAAGATTGGTCATACCTGCAATCTCAGAATTGACGGAAACATGGACTTCTGTTTTTGGTTTTAAGTCCCTTGAAGAATCAAGCAAGCAGAAGATGAAGAACATGAATATCTTGGTTTTCCCTGGTGTAAATATTTTACAGAAACCATTGTTGAACCAGTTAACAGAAACTAACGAGAGTCCTGTGAAAGGTACTTAGTAAAGCAGTATTACTTGTTTGGGAAATGCCTTTGTGAGTCTGGCATGTTTTTCTGTCAACTGTATGTTGTTGGTGGTATAATGTATATATGACATGTTTTCTCTTGCAGGTTTGAGTTTCGCTGATCTCAAGCATGACGAAACCTTGAAGGATGTGGTTTGTAATACTGATGAGGGACATTTGGCTCGATCTGACGGTGAAGCACCTGCACCGTGTGTGCATGAGGGAAATGATGAGCTTGCTGCTGTTCAATCTGACACACAGAATATCAGTTCTGTATCTCATGATTATCTGGAGAGCAAGAGCAATGCTATCCCAATTCCTACTGATTCAGTGTGTGATGTTCTCGAGCTAACCAAAGAGATAAATGAATACCAAAATTCTGCTAATGCGAGGGCATTGGAATTGGTCAGCAAACAGAACCAGCCAGAGCTGTTTTGCGATACTGCTGAGGGTTTCTTGGTTGGAGCAGACATTGAGGCAACGGAATCCTTTAAACACAAGGCAAATGGTGAACTTGTTGCTGTTGAATCTGATACAATGCTTAATTGTGGTGTTTCAGATAATAATGTGGAGGGTGAAACCAATACTACGGCAATTCGTACTGGTTCAATTAGTGATGCTCATGAACAAACTGAAGATTCACAGCCTGTTTGTGGTGTTTCTCATGATAAACCAGAGGAAAACAATACTCTGACAATTCATACTGGTTCGATTACTGATGCTCATCAACAAACTGAAGAGAAAATTGAACTTCAAAATTCAGCTTCTGTTCCTGATGTTGAGGAAGTGGAATTGGGCACCGAACACAACCAACATAGCATGTCTAAAGTGGAAAGGACTTCTGATCTTCATTCTGAAGGTATTGATTCTCATGATAAACCAGAGGAAAACAATACTCTGACAATTCCTACTGGTCCAATTACTGATGCTCATCAACAAACTGAAGAGAGAACTGAACTTCAAAATTCAGCTTCTGTTCCTGATGTTGAGGAAGTGGAATTGGGCACCGAACACAACCAACATAGCATGTCTAAAGTGGAAAGGACATCTGATCTTCATTCTGAAGGTATTGATTCTGGTATAGAAGTTCTTTGTGCTTTAGGGGAGGGTACTGAAAACAGGGACAGTACGCCAATAATAGAAGATGGCATCGTTAAACCCCTTGGTCCACATGATGAAGAATATTTTCACCCGTGTACTGCAAATAATGCTACTGAACTCCAGAATGGATCTTTAGTTCATGAATCCAAAGTTTCCGGTGAAAATATTGTTGGCACTGATTCAGAGATTACATCTCAGATATCTCATGATGCAAGGGACCATAAGCATCATGATTCTCAACATTTGCAAGTTGAAGAATCTATTTCCCGTCCTGATCAAAAGATGCTTGAGACTAGTGAAGTGGAGAATAACCATTCTTGTATTCAGGACGCTACTATAGTGACGGAAGGGGTGCATCCAGAATCTGTCAAGTGTTCTGCCAGAATTCTGACCAAAACTAGCAAGGTAGCCAGTGATGAATTTCACCAGGCTCCCCCGTTGAGTCTTGAAAAAGAAGAAGATACAACTGTGCTGTTTGGCTGCAGCATTACTTGCATCTCTGGCAATGGGCAGGACACTCACAAAGTTGTATCAACTCCAGCTGATAACAATTCTCATCCTTCGTGTGGGGCTAATAAAAGTAATGGGACTTCTGTAGCCCCTGGTGTCGACTCAACTTCCTGTGGGACTAATATCGACAGTAATGGGAAATCCAAGGCCCCTGCTGTTGACTTCACTTCCAACGGGGATCATGTGAACACCAAATCCCTGCTGCAATCTGATTTTGATTCTGATGTTGATAATAACAGTCTCAGACAGCCCAACTCGAGCAATACCTGTGCATCTGGTGGGGTTAACTCATTTGGTGCTTCGGAGGTGACAGTCTTATCAAACCAGGGCCAGGCTAGTTGATCTTTATGTTGATACACTGACAGGGGCCTTGGTAGCAGTTTCTAACAGGAGAGTAACATCATTGAAAAATTGATAGCTGATTAAGAACTACAGTATTCGGTTCCTTAATTGTTAGCTGGAGAAACCTCAAGCACCTGGTCATGGTCGTTTTTGTATCATTCCCATAGTAGTATTGGAAGTAAATATATAATCCATTTACCCATACAGGCTTAGTGCAGTGGCAAGTTTAGAAGTTAGACAGACGCCCTGGAGGGCTGTGTTTCGTTGGCCTCTAGGTGCTTTTTTGTATATGAAAACTATCCATTGCTTCAACTTGAAATCTCATTCCTCCTAATTTGCTATGCACTTTGTCCGAGTTTTCTATCTTTTGTCTAACTCTACTTCTTCGCAGTGATGGTGATAAACTCATCACAATGTTGGTGCTGGATATCTTAAGATTAGAAGGTTGATATCTTAAGATTCTTAACCTCGGATTTTTTAGAAACGAGTGAAGATATGGTCTCGGTTGCTGAAATTTCAACCGTGGAAATCTGGAGATTACCTTGAAACGAAACATAGCGATTTGAAATGGCCTCTAGCATGCCCTTTGCCACAACTGTGTTGAAGGAGATTCCAAACTAATTATAAATTTGGTCAATTTAATATGTGCTCCCTCTAGAGAATTCGATCAGGTATCGCATACATCGTGAGTTTGGAGATAAGTTTCAAGCATGTTCCTCGTGAAGCCAACTTTATCGCATATGCGATTTCGAATTTAGGGTAAAGTTTTTCTCTCAGCTACAAGACCAAAAGCTGCTCATACATGCGCTCACTGTTTTTTTCTTTTTGGTGACCGACAAAAGCGGAGCGTATACTATAGCTAACGTGGCGATCAACTATTGGGTCACGTTACTACTGGGCAACGGTACTATTTCTTGGAGACTAAGACAACAAGTTGACAACTTAATCTCCATCGATACTCCTCCAGCTCAGCTTGACGAACTTGCCAAAAAACCGAAGAATTCGTTGTTGGAGAAAACGCCATCGCTGGGCGGATCAGTGACCGGAGAAATGGTTTTCGCCGGAAAACAGTGACATGCAGAAGAAAATGGGATTTTGATTTTGTTGTTGTAGAGATTTCTAGTTGCCTTCTTTTTCTTTAAAAAAAAATAATAAATAAAAAAAAAACCTTGGGCCATTTTTTGAGGTGGGCTAAATCTTATAATGGATCAGTCCAGCTTTAATTAGGGAGTATATAAAGCATTTATCAAAGATCGAAGCCGCTAATAATATTAGGGTTTTGGTGCTTTCTACTTCCGCCTTCAAGCTCTCACACACAGTCACGGAGCTGCTCAGATCCCCAAAACCCTAGCCATGGTGAGTCTCTCATTCTCTCTCCTTCTCTATGCTTGGCTATATTTGAAGTGTTGCCTAATTAATTTGTTTTGGGGAACTCGAAAATGTAGTCGCTGGTTGCGAACGAAGAGTTCCAGCACATTCTGCGAGTGCTCAACACCAACGTCGATGGCAAGCAGAAGATAATGTTCGCCATGACCTCCATCAAAGGTATTGGCCGCCGTTTGGCCAATATCGTCTGCAAAAAGGCCGACGTCGACATGAACAAGAGGTGCCTTTCTCATCAGTACCTCTCCAATTTTCGTTGATTCTGTATATTATATTCAAAATTGAGATATTGATTTCTCGACATTTCGCTGAGATTTGTTAGCTAGTTATTGGAGTGATGTGTTTAGGGTTAGATATTAGTTGCTCCTGGTTGTGTTTTCGATGCATTATACGGTTTAGTTTGTTATTCAAGAATAAGGTTGCGGATACAAGTACAACAGTATGAGTTATTTGATTGCAATGTAGTGTTGATGATTGGTAAAATGCTTCTGTTTACCTTGGGATGTTAGGATTGATGTGGTTATGTTACTGCAGAGCTGGAGAACTATCTGCTGCCGAGATTGATAACCTCATGACAATCGTTGGGAATCCTCGCCAGTTCAAAATTCCAGATTGGTTTTTGAACAGGAAGAAGGATTATAAGGATGGGAGGTATTCTCAAGTTGTTGCCAATGCATTGGACATGAAGCTGAGAGATGATCTCGAGCGGTTGAAGAAAATCAGGTCCGGTTTTAATTTCTTGACTAGCTTAATTGGAAAATTTATTTTGATGTGTATTGTTCCTGTATCAATGTTGCATTTCCTGAATTGGTATCGAATTGCTTGAAGAGATTTGTGATGATATTGTGTCTTCCGTTAACAGGAACCACCGTGGTCTACGTCACTACTGGGGTCTTCGGGTACGTGGTCAGCACACCAAGACTACTGGTCGTAGGGGAAAGACTGTTGGTGTCTCCAAGAAGCGATAATCTGCATTTAAGCTTTTTCGTATGACCCTTTCTGGATATTTTGCTTCAAAATTTTGCTTCTTAATATATCAGGCATATTATTTGAGTTATGAACTTCCATATTTTGGATTATTTCCTGGTCGCATTTTGTAATGTTAACTCTTCATATCTTCATATATTCCTTTTCATTGCAATGTTGATGTTTTAGTCTATAACAGTATCTCACCTTTCATTTTCCCCTCTTCTATACTCCAACTAATTGTAACTTCCAATCTTATCCTCTAAAATTGGTTTGTTGCTCTATCATGGTTACGTTACCAAACATTGGTATTGAAATGAACTTGGTTAGTGAATATGACATTATGTTTTATCTCGCTTCTCCCTAGAACTTGGTTAGTGAATATGATTTTCAGCCCAGTCCTCCCTCTCCCCCTTCTCTGAATCCAATATCTCGATCACTCTGATGTGGATCCAAAGGATTGACAGTGAGTGTTGGGGTGATTTTCATGAGGCATTGAGAGTTAGGTGTGCCGTGTGCCGTGTGCCGTAAGTTTCATGTTTGCTTGGCTTATGACGAGTTCTATTTTAGATCCCTCCATTATTCTCCTGCACTTATAGTTTGTCATGCCCACCATCTCCCTCTTCATGGTTACTGCCAAACTTTCAAGCCTTCCGTTTGGAATTATTTCTACTAGATCAAGTATTGGTTTCTATTCTTGTAGATAGAAACCCAGCTGATGGCAGCCTAAAGGTTGCGTTTTAGATTTTAGACTGTTTATAGGTTTGCCTTGTGGTCTGAAGTAGCTCAGGTTGTGATATCAAACATTGGCAATGTTTTAAACTTTTCATTTCTAACCCAAATTTTGTAACTTCTGACTAACAAAGGATTAGGGGAAAGAGTTTGTCCCAGCTTTATACCAACCAAATAGGTGAGTGTATTGGCATGTCGACGTTTTTCATAGGCAGCCCTTTTGCTTATATGGTCCTCCCTTTCTGCATGTGTCGACTGATAGCGATCAGTCTTGGCTGAGCCTTGGTGCCCTCCATCTCTTGAGCATCCAGATCTAGAAGTTGTTTCTTGCTAGGTGGAATTGATAGAGGCTGGTCAGTGTGACACTGTGACTAAGTTGTATTGTCCTACTTGTAATCTTTTACTCTGATTAATGAATCTGTACAATTTTTTCTTTTAAGAAAAGTTATAGAGTATCATTCTGGTGGAGTTTTTCATTTCACTCTAATGGACATGGCAAAGAACAACTTTCTTCACAAAATCAGTCTGCAATGTGCGAACTAAACAAGCCCCAACTCAAGTTTACCCACGAAACATGTTCACTATAGTTGTAGTTATGTGAGTATTTTTTCTCATTACATGTGGTGTGATTGGAATTTTTGATATACACAATCTGTAAGGAGGTCCAGCAAGTGTGTGCTTTGTCTCTACCGGGTTGGTTACAAAGTTCCTATCAGTATGATGTATGATCAATCATGGTTTTAACATGAGCTTAAACCCAGAACAACACGAATTGCAGGTTCCAATTTGATCCCTGTTTGCCAACATACGTGACGCAATTGTAAATCTGGTCTCTTTTCAAGCCAAAAAAAAGGTACAACAATAACGTGTTGGCCATCTGTATGATTTGAGATAGTTTACTACATGGTTTGAATTCTGAATCACTAAATGGTTTGAATTCTGATTCACGGGTATTTGCAAATAGAGCCAATCCAAACCAGTTTTGTTTCACATGGTTTTCGATTCATAAGTTTTGTTGTTCCATTCAAGTAGAGGCGTTAAAGGTGAGGGCTTGATGGAAGTGTAAAAATCTGGTCTCTCTTGTTCAATCCTTAGGGTTTAGGGCAACTTAGATGGATCTACTCAATCAGTTGGATGAATCTTTCTTATGACAAACTAGCTTGCATGAAGGAGATATACGGCCGGTGATCTTGATGACTTAAATTACAAGTCGATCGGTTTGAATGATAACTTTTTATGTTAGTTTAACTTTTAATAACAAAGTGTTCTATAGTGCTCCGGAGTATTGAAACTAGACTCTTAAGATTTAAATCGTTAGAATAACTCAACTAATATATAACATTTCATAACAATTGAGTTAAATTAACAGTTACACATTTCTAAATTTCCATCTTTTAAAGCCTAATTTAACATCAAGAACACCATATCATGCCAAAGAAACTGAACCTTTGCATGCCAATCAACTAGTGGACAATTCACACGGTCACACTGGTTATTGACTATTGAGGAACGGGGAGAGTGAGAAGTCGGGTGCGGTGGACAAGACCTTATTATTAGATTGCTCTCTTCCTCTACATCCTAACATGATGGATTTCCAATCTGTCCTCACCTTCAAGTTGAAAAATAAATATTCAAACTTGTCCAGAAACAAATCGAGCCAGCAACAAGAAACTAGAAAATAAAAGAGAGACAAAAACAAGATTCCTTGATCCCTTCTCTGCTTTGGTACTGCTGGCTTATTCATATATTTTCTTTCCAATTCTAAAGACTTTACATCTTTCTTTACCAAGAGAGACGACCCACCACTGAGCTCTCTCTCTGGTCTCTGCACCATTTTTGTTTATTAGTCTAATTTGTCATTTGGCTAATTGGCTCAGTTCCTGCCTTGTTTTATTACTCCCCCAGTAAATCAGAATCCCTAAACATATTGAATTTTATATTTGGGGACTCTTATCTAACTAACTTAATTAAATCAATGGGCGCACAGGGTTTCCCAACTACCCTTGAAGTTTAGGGTTTTTATTAGTTCTTGATTTAGAAAGCTAAAAGGGACGTGTTGGATGGATTTGCAAAACCAACTAAACAAGCATGACCAAATCGTGATATGTCAAATCCATCGACAAGCTGAGTGAATTGGATTTGTGATCAGAAAATACTCAAAATAGGTGAGTGGACTCTTGGAGCGTGACTCAACTCAAACCATATCATCCATCACAGAGATAAAGAAGAAGTGATATATATCCACCTGATGGGAGTAATTGAACTCTGAATTTGCTCTAACCTGTTTGTTTGAATTGTTTACAACAAATACATTTATATTTGAATTTGAAAAGCACGGATTTGTCTTGATTCCTGACTTTGGAAGTGAATTTGCTTTTTTTTTTCTTTTTGGAATTTTGGTAATTCATGAAATGATAATTTACTATGCTTCAAAAATCCAACATTTCATAAATCAAATGCAAGTTCTCATTTGAGACGATAAGAAAGTGTCTTAAGTGGGCTACTATGTTAATTGATTTTTACTGGTTACTAGTAACACGGTAGAGGGATGAGTTTGGGTTTTCCCGGTTGATTTGTAACATGTATGGACAATTTTATGTGGATTGATTAGTAGAGCCGAAGTATTTTCAACTAATCAAGACTTTTTATCGTATACAAGACTTCATTTGAATTTTTTTTTTTTTTTTGTAAGAATTGAAATAAACTTATGATTTCACATTATTGGTACGTTACCGACCTCAATAGCAGTGTGTCTTCGCATTATGCTTTAGCTAGACATCCTATACAACACCAAACTCATCGCCTTGTCTCGCTACGTGACAAAAGCCTCATCAAAGACTTTCTCGACATAACGACAACCGGAGTATACACCGGAAAACTGATCATCTACAAGGGCTTCTTTGGACTAACCTAACTTGCTAGCTGTTATGCTTTGAACTCGATCTCGTTATGAACATACTTAGAATGTGTAGGTTCTAATCTCTTGATCGAGCTAGTGTTAACAAGGCACAACTACACAACTTCACGTGTTAACGTTAGTTAGACCACAACCCCACCTCTTGTTACCCTAAAAAGTTTCATTATTAGTTTTCTCATGTTACGAAAAACATGAATCATAATTGGAGGTTGTACTCTTCTCCAAACTATAGCCTGCAGCCTGCCTAGGCCTTGTTATAAGCTACACTGCCATTTTTCATTTTCCCAACAACATCTGACATATAATATTGAGCCTGAAATGAACTACTCAGAACCATATACGTACATAGAAACAAGAACCAAAGAAGAAAATGAAGATGAAGGACCAGGTCACCAAAGCTTTTGATGTGATTGATAACAAAAATAAAGTTGATCCCATAATTACATTTTACTTGCCCAATAACAACACTAGCACCGGGAAATCTCGCAGACGCCGGCGGTGAACTCGGGATCTTTGGGTGAGGGGAGGAGACTGACGAGGAGATCGGAAAATGCGCCGATGATGAACTTGTGAGTGCTCTTAGGGTTGAGCGCGAGATAACACAGGAGCAGCTCATGCAGGAACTCCCAGTTAGATTTGACCTTCACGCTCTCGTCCTCCGTCTGGTGCTCACGCGCCTCCACCATCTCCTGCATGGAGCGCCGAAAGTCGAGGTAGGGGTCGGGCGAGTACGTTGGCACCGCCACGCTGTTGTGCTTGAAGGGCGCGTGGAGGTCGGAGGAAGACGAGGAGGAGGAGGACTGGTCGACAATGGAGTTGGAGCGGCCGGGCGAGGAGAAGAAGAAGCGCTGGGAGGCGAAGACGGTGGCGAAGTCGGCGGCGGCGGTGGTGTCTGTGTCGTTTTCGGTTTCTGTGGTGGAGAGATCGGAAGACTTAATGGAGGAGGAGGTGGTGGCGGAGTCGAAGAAGGCGTGGTCTCCGTCGTAGAGGGAGTTGAAGTTTTTTATAACAGTCGAGGATGACATGGCCGTGGAGACGGTGGAGGTAGTTGTTGGTGGAGATCGGTGATCGTCGACGGGAGGAGATTGGAGAGTCAAGAGTGGCCGCTTGATCTTTGTGAAGCAGAGATTTAAGTTCCTTCCGAGGGTGCTTGGCATTCTGAGAGAGAGAGAGAGAGAGATAAAAAGAGGAAGAGGAAGAGTGGGAGATTTACAAGAACTGGACTGGAGTTGGGGTTCTTCTGGTCTGGTCCAATATATATGTTGACAGTTGAGAGAGAGAGAGAGAGAGAGAGAGAGAGAGAGAGAGAGAGAGAGAGAGAGAGAGNNNNNNNNNNNNNNNNNNNNGAGAGAGAGAGAGGTGCGCGCGTGAGGGGAATAGGTGTATTTACTGTTACTGTTAAAGATGCGATTAGTGGTAGTGTTGTTTAGATTTGTTGGTTCCTACTCTGAGAGAGAGAGAGAGACAGAGTATCGATTTTGAATCGGACTAAGTAAGAAAGAATAGTAAGAAATGAAAATAGGAAGGCGAGAAAATTTAACAAATAGCAAAAATTTAGTTCAAATTGAACGAAAAATTCGAAGATCACACATACTCCAAAATCAGAT
The window above is part of the Fragaria vesca subsp. vesca linkage group LG2, FraVesHawaii_1.0, whole genome shotgun sequence genome. Proteins encoded here:
- the LOC101300200 gene encoding 40S ribosomal protein S18-like, with protein sequence MSLVANEEFQHILRVLNTNVDGKQKIMFAMTSIKGIGRRLANIVCKKADVDMNKRAGELSAAEIDNLMTIVGNPRQFKIPDWFLNRKKDYKDGRYSQVVANALDMKLRDDLERLKKIRNHRGLRHYWGLRVRGQHTKTTGRRGKTVGVSKKR
- the LOC101305634 gene encoding uncharacterized protein LOC101305634, whose protein sequence is MPSTLGRNLNLCFTKIKRPLLTLQSPPVDDHRSPPTTTSTVSTAMSSSTVIKNFNSLYDGDHAFFDSATTSSSIKSSDLSTTETENDTDTTAAADFATVFASQRFFFSSPGRSNSIVDQSSSSSSSSDLHAPFKHNSVAVPTYSPDPYLDFRRSMQEMVEAREHQTEDESVKVKSNWEFLHELLLCYLALNPKSTHKFIIGAFSDLLVSLLPSPKDPEFTAGVCEISRC